GGGCCTGCGGCGGCGTCTGGGGGGAGAGGCCGGTGAAGATAACGTTGTGTGCGCTTCCAGGATAAAGCGGTGTCGGAACTACTATGAAAttctgggggtggggagggacgCCAGCGAGGAGGACCTGAAGAAAGCCTACCGCAAACTGGCCCTGAAATTTCACCCTGACAAGAACCGCGCTCCCGGAGCGACGGAAGCTTTTAAAGGTAAGGTGGGGGCTGGCCCGGTTTCGAAGTCGTAAAGCAAGATGAAAACGAGGACAGACTGCCTCAGACTTACAGTTCTGCCCCTTATATAAAGGCATCATACAGGCCCATATAGCTTGCCGTTTTTATAGGCAGATACGCGCATCTCCACAAAATCCCGCAGCTGGTCAGCAAGATTTGCCTTTTAATCTTCAGAATACAGATTCCCATTAGAAGCAAAAGGAAACGTATCCCAAATCTCATTCCTAGATACTGCTAAAGGTTCAGAACAATGCTTGGAAATAATACTGGCCATGCAGGAGAGTGTGGTGTTGTGTAATCAATAACTGCTATGTGTCATAAATAaatctatatgtatatatgtgtaagCATATGAAATTTGAGTCCAATATTCTGTGTCTGGACTTTTCAGTAATGTTGCAATCTAAACCTGTATCAACGATGTTAGCATCTAAACTCTTACATCTTTTGCCTTTTCCGTGCTGTGTTGCAGCTGTCTGCAACAGCACTGTAAGGCAGTGCAAGGACAGGTACTCATTCATAGTCTATTAGAATAAGGAGTTTTTGAAGggctttcctttatttttttgtgttaggGTTGTATTTCTCTATGAACTTGTTTACAGCCGTGTTCTGTCAAAGATCAAGGAAGAAGATGAACCAAATAAATACTTCTGGGTGGTTTGACGTAAAGTGTGAAATAGATATGCTGTACAGCTTCACAAGCATCTCTGCCGACAGAAAAACTTGGAATATGGTTCTGCATTTTAGTTAGTCTCTGCAGGTATTAACTTTGTATTAACTGTATATGGTATATGGAGATGCACTTCTATATCAGTGCTTAGTTTGATCTGATAAAAGGTTACATTCTCAGTCTCTTGACTGAAGTGGACTCTCTCACCTCAGTTTTATAAATACTTCAACTCTCTCCATATACTTTAACAATTTTGTCTTTCTCCCGCTATCAGTGATAGCAGGAAATAGGTTCCATCACAGGTAATGCCAGTGTTGTAACACTTACTTTACAAAGGCAGTTCTTTCAAAAGTAACTCAGTCTTTGGTCAAGCACAGATTTTCTATGcctgtttgggcttttttgctACTCTTCTTATAAAAGTCTGAGATCTGGAAATACTGCGTGATATGTCTGTGTAACACTTCTTTTAATTCACTCTCCAGCAATAGGCAATGCTTTTGCAGTTCTGAGCAACCCTGAAAAACGATTACGATACGATGAATTCGGAAGTGACCAAGAGCATGTCAGCACTGGCCAGGCCAGGCACTATAATTACTACACAGAATTTGAAGCAGACATTACACCAGAAGAAATATTCAATGTGTTTTTTGGTGGGCACTTTCCTACAGGTCAGTATCTGTCTGCAGTGGTTTTGAAATGCAATGAACTGACACTAGAGCATAAAGGAAGCTCAGCTTCTCTTGGTACTGCTCAGGGAGTTGATTACACATctgaaaagagcaaaaactTTTTTGGATTtactcttttctcccttcctagCTTTTTATGCCTGGAAAAGCTCCCTTAATGCACAATTTAAACTTCAGATTTTAGCAACTCTGTTGCCCAAAAAATGTTGTCAAAAGCCCAGCCTTGCTGTCCAGGAATGCTCCTAGAAGAGAGAGCTGCCAGTGGGTTAATGGCTGTTGCTGCCAGGGCAAGTTCTAACCTTCCAGCCTCTCTTGAAAATTTCTGACAGTACTAGTTAGGGGTAAGAACATTTTAGTCTGGCAAGGGGTTAGGCTGTTTGATTCTTGGGTAGGCAACATTTTAATACCAGCTGTAGCTGAAGacccttctttttgttgttgcttttattCCCTCCATTGTCTGAAGCCAGCAGTGGTACGGGAGATAAAATAAAGTGTGAATGGGAAGGGCTCAGAGGTATCTTTGCTGATGATGTTGTACTTGAGGCACATTACTGCGTTCTAGTACAGcatggcagcagctcctggcattGTGGTCTCAGTGCCCCTATAACTAGGAAAACATAGGAGTTCATTTGGCTTGCAGCAGCTTGTGTGctgtaaagaaatgaaaacttcttAGCTTGGAAGTGATGCCTGCCAGGAAAGGCTGGCTGTTACTGGATATGCAGTATCCAGTAACAGAACAGTAGATTCGTACCTGTAGTAGCTCTGTGCATGTCTCAGTCCAGCCTTGGCTTTTGTGTTTGtagtaaaaatagaaagataCTGCAAGATCAGTGAAATACAGGTTTGGATTTAAAGTATATCTGAAAGGTATGGTGAGCTCAAGGGTCTTTCTGTGGCAGTATCTAACGAATTGCTTTAGCACTCTTGTAAACTTTTTCACCTCCGAGGCGTGGTATAAAGCAACGTACACGCCAATTACTACAGCCTAAAGCCACAGATACAGGTAATTACTTATAAGCTCCCCATAAGCTTAGTCTGTGTGGTAGCATCTTGCAGCTCAAGGGACCtcaaattgttttcaaaattcaatCGGTAGATGTGCAAAGTGAGCCGAACTCAGTGTGGCATAATTCCACGCTGAGTTTGcaagttttccatttctgactTTGCAAGAAATTGCACCTGCGTGTGCCTTTTGCCTCGGCCACCAGTGAAACATTGCCCTTGTGGAACGTGACCGCTTTGTAGCTGCAGGTGACAGGGGTGCTTGGAGTTGAGGACAAGAAATTGAGGAGCTGCAGTAGGAATTTGGGTACTGGGCATGGCAGGTTTAACAGGTAGAGTGGCATGAAGAAGTAAAATAGGAATCTTTATCGAAGTGgcaaagaataagaaaatgaaaagataatttcatAGTAATAGGTGTTGGTAGTGAACAATAGTTTCCTCaccaaaaaaatgtttgagtCTAAATTTATGTACATTTTCCTAATCTAAAAGTGAGTTTTAAATTATGGAAAATCGTCAGTTCAGTAGTTTTCCAGAGAGGCAAAGTCCACACAGTTTCTACTTAGCAAGAGAATTACTGGTTAAGAGGGTGTCCAAATAGTTCGTataaagagaacatttttcagAGTGTCGTAATATTAAGCAGGATTTGCGTGCGTGAGCTGAAGTTTGTGCTAAGCTGCAgtgttgtgctggtttttgttttgtgacaCCTTGCTATCACCAGGCTTTCTGGAAATCTGAATAAGAAATGTTGGTGTTAGGGTAAACTCATTTGTATAGCTTTTGTGGGCAGGtttgtggctttgtttttaCCGCGCATTTTTCCTCTATGGATATTCAGtggaaaaatcttaaaagttaaaatgttaaatgtcGTAAGTCTAAAAGGAGACGCTCCATGTGGCATAGTGTTGCAGTTATAATGGGTAGAGGCTACAAGTTGAACTTCCttctcataaaaaataaatgcacatggaaggaaagaaactgctGGCAGAAATTCTTTGAGAAACTTAGAATTTGGGAAAACTTTTTTCTAGGCACCCTGCAAACGCCATTCTTCTCTTCCCAcacttgcttctgttttttcacagtTTGATAAAATATTGTCTGAGCAGTGTTGAATGATAGaaacaaactttctttttcaagaaggGAACTTTCCTTCTTCAAGCCAGCCTTGTTTGGCTCTCTGTTGGAGCTCTGACTGCAAACGTGCCTAGACCCTTGGAAAAATCTTTGAACAAGCAATGAAACGGATGTTTTGACGCAATAGCAAAGGTCACTTCCGCCCAGGTTTCTTGCAGAATTCTTTGGGAAATTCAGAGAAAGGACAGTATAAGAGTATAAAATAGTGTGACATCTTTCCCAGGGCTTAAAAATAGATTTGCGTTTCTGTTGTCATGATAAGGCCATAAATTTCAGTTCTCTAATACAAAGACGTTCTGAATTTCAAAAGAGGAGAGCACAGCTATTATTAAGATGTTCATATGGTGATAAACTCAGAGTTCAGGCTTCAAATTGAAAAAGCATATGCaattctttcctccttttagaattttaaaaaataaatcaactaCATTCAGTGTGCAAGAAAGGAAATCCTGAATTGTACTCCTTTTTTActcaaaaagctattttttaaatctctttccttATTATAAAATCATTAAGTGAAGCTATTAATAGCttgaaggaagaggaagtaGAAATGAGTGTAGAAGACCATATTCAGTAATTATGGGAAGCCATAATTCATGGCCTGAGTCTGGtgaagcaaattaattttcctgcttAGAGCCTGGGGATGCAACACAAGCTACGGCCTTGCAAGTGAGTGTGACAAAACCAACATTAAAATATGAGatgcaataataaaaattatagcATGTTTCTGCAGTTTGATTTAAATTAAGATGGACTTGGGGCAAACTTCACAATTTCTCTGGTACACTTTTTGGAATGACATattattttgatgtttaaatCTGAGGTGTGTTTGCGCTTTTTAATCTGAGGTCTCACAACTGTAATTCAGGCCGTGTAGTATAAGCCTGGATAATCAACTGGAAACTCTGAGAAATACAGGCGAGTACCAGCAACTCGATGAAAATCATGACTCTCTCTTGGTTTCTTTTAACAGGAAATATCCATATGTTCTCAAATGTAGCCAGAGATGCACACTATTATCCACGGAGGCACCGAAATGAAAGAGCATGGACGCaggagcaagaggaggaagaaaacaggccACAGGTAGCCAGGAGGAGGGATCTCTTGGGCTTAAATATTTCACCAGGGTGAGGGGTCCACTTACACATCTGAAGCCAGGACAAACTTTCCCACGCTTAAATGCTCAGTGTTTATCCTCAAGTGCTGCAGCCAAAATGGACGTTTTCAAAAGTAACTAGATTGTCTTTTATTAATtactactttaaaatacattgtattAATAGGATTACAGGTCCTGGAGTTTCTGTCACAGAGTGTTTTCCTGGTGCTTGCTTTTTGCAGGCTCTAATGGTTTGGTAGTCCAACAACAATTAGTCCAAATGTGGACTGATAACAGATACAGAAGTACTGGCTGGTCCTCATGGTGTATTTAATCCTTCAGTAAATTAGCACACAACTTCTGCCCAGGTGCTGCACAGGCTTcttccagccctggggcaggatGGGTCTGGGATACATTTCTACCAACTGAAACCTCCAGATGATACACAAGGTGTCATTTGTTGCtagcacacatacacacatgccaCCTGCCTTGGAAGAATCTTCGTCCGGAGGCAGTCGGTTAACCTAACAAGATCGTTCTCCAAGGAAGATGAACTTTTCCCTGTGAGTCTCTTATAGTCaggctctgaaaaaaacctgatacAGCCTACAGACAGCTACGCTAGGGCACATGAATCCCACCTACTGCTACGTCAGCTATCCTTGTTGCTATCCCAGGGCAGAGGGCAAAGCCTAAATAGCTGCATATTATATTTTGCTCCTGATTAGAAAAGGCATTTTAGAAGCCagcttagaaataaaatgaagagcCGAAGTAAAgatctgtgttttctctttgatattttttccgGTCTTTTGTTCTACCAAAttcattcaaacaaaaaaaaagtgcttgcaTCCTGTCCCAGGTTACACTACATATGGTCTCTTAACCCTTTTCAGCCATTTTATCCAGTGTTTGAACAGAGATTGAGATTTTTAGAATGCATGTAGCATACTTCAGAAGACGCACGGGAAGCTGTAGGCACAAATGGGAATTGCAACATGTTCCTTCACTTTGGATTGTCAGCTGGTCACTGACAGGTACAGTGCTGTGGGCTTCTATTGCCTTGTGAAGGAAGCGGTAGATGAATGAAATGTCatgaaaatataattgaaagaaaatggctttaaagAGTTTTCTGAGATTATTAATAAAGGTtagtttgaaattaaaatgtcatcCCTCTCAAAATTCGAAagtactgtttttcttttcagtttacaTTTAATACATTGTTGGTCTATGATAGATAGCCTGGTTTCTGTGAACAGATGCATCCTTTTCCATCTATATCTTTTCTTGACTACTAATTATTGTTGTTCTTTTCAGAATTCATATTCTGCATTTATTCAGTTGATGCcagttttcattattataataGTGTCAGTTATAACTCAACTGATGGCCACAAACCCACCCTACAGCCTATTCTACAAATCGTaagtcatttaaaaacacatttttctggtCTTCAGTGTTTGCGATAAGGAGGTAAACGGAAGTTGGATTTGATAGCAAAATGCATGTTAGTGTTCTGTCCTGCTCTTTCTAGAAAGTGTTATCAATTTGTAAATAAGGAAATACCGACAGTCTCTATTGACGAGTTCTCCTAAGCATTATCGCTGTGAAGTTAACTATGGTGAGCTTTATTGTACTGTGTGCTGAACAAATAGAGGCCCTGAGCCAAAAAGCTTTCTCAACTGgtgtgaaatgtttttgcaCAGCAATACAGTAGCAGGAATGTGGGTGTAGCTCAGCTACAGTGCTGATCAGCTTCTGGTCCGCCCAGCCCCCAGGGATCTGTGGACCACCGCTGAGGTTCCCAcgtaaagcaatgaaaaaatgaagcctGCGGTTCGCAGTGTAAATCCAAATCTGCTCTGGAGCCTGAATTCCACGGGAAGAATTGTCAATCTCCATGAATCATTAAAGCCTTGAAGTGCCCTGGTTTAACATCTGTAAAGAAGCAGGACCCCAGGGTTGCAGAGGGCAAACTGAACTGGTCAGCTCTGGAAGTGGAAGGAACGCCACCAGACCTGCTGGAATCTGAGTTTGTGGGGCAGAGGAAAACCCACTTGCTCCTCTCAGCATCCAGTGTTGGGAGGAGGGAAGCTCTCTAGTGGGAAAGAGCTCAGTTCAGTCACCTTCACTGGCTCTTACTGCGAGAGGAGTGGGAGTCAGCAGGTTTTGGAGAACCTGCCGCACACAGCGGTAGCAGAGTGCTCCAAACACTCCCTTTGCTCCCTTCTAGGAGTAAAACTACTTCAGTTTAGGCCCATCTCCTCTCCGCTGTCACAGTAGCCCAACACCCTTTATCATTTTTTACCACAAGATGTCAGTGTGTAGATCTAGCATAAGAACAGGagggtggttgttttttgggcgggtttttttttcagagagtgTTTTTGCTATCTGCCAGTCCCACGTGAAACCTCCCACACTGTCCCCAGAGCAGCTAacctctcctgcttttcttcactACCGCCCCTTCTCCTGTTGATTTGAGATAGTCAGGCCTGAGCTGGGTACACAATTATGCTGTTTTTCTAAATCatatccttaaaaaaacctaacagcctaaaaattaaaggaaattgtTTATATAAAGAGAGCCTACACCTCTGATACATAgcaagagagatggaaaagaggAGTCCAGGAAATAGAAGGGGCAAACTGGATTCCATTGAGTAGAGTGTAACCTTTGTGTTTTGGCTGCCTGCCTCTTTCTCTGGGcagtgatttgaaaaaaatgcctgGGTATCTTTGCTCAAATAAGGAAATTCAGTGTAAGAGTGTAGTTTAATCCAACGGCTGTGTCAGAGTGGCTAATTCTACCTACAGGATATTCTTCAGGATATTCCATGCCCCACTTCACTTACTGATGATTACAAAACCCTAAAGGAAAGTGTAACTAGAATCTCCCCTGCTAATCTTTATTTCTACTAAAGGATCCAGAAATCAGGAAAATCCAGATCCAATTGCATTGTGCCCTAAGTAATACTACGGCCGTATGCCTTTCCTATAATCTCTACATTTGTTACCAGTTCCCTTGGATTTCTGGACCTAGCTTGTCAGAAATTACCAGCTAACAGAAGAAAGTGTGTGAAGCTTCCGTTCACAGATAAAATTTGCTCTTACGTTTTGGAAGTGTCTTGACTGAGCTCTTGAGAACAAACACAGTATTTGGAAGTAACAGTGTCAGCTTGGAGTCAGTTCTTTGTAGATATCTCCAAATATTAGAtattttcctgtggtttttaGCAGGGGGTGTGAATTCTGTTTGTTCTGCCCAGCTTGCTGTGCCTGAGACTTGTAATTTCCTTATTGGATGGTTGAGGGAGCTGTAGTCCTGCAGAAAGTAACTGTAAAGAAGTTGTTGTAAGTACTGTCCTCTGGAAATGCTAATATGGAGAAACATCTCTTGATTTCTTTATATTTGAACTGCTaaaaagatctgttttcttcatgATGTTTTCACAGGTCCATAGGCCATGTTATTAGtagagaaacagagaacttGCAGGTGCCTTACTATGTTGataaaaactttgaaaagaattATCAAGGAGCAGAACTTAAAGAGCTAGAGAAAACGGTTGAAAAAGATTACATAGACTATATTCAGAccagctgctggaaggagaaacagcaaagtaagttatttttgttacaaGTGTGTGCCTACAACCCATCAGTAGTTGTATGATGGCTACGCTTCACAAAGCACTGCTGTTTTTAGCCTCATTTTCCGATGCTTATAACATCTCAGACCTTGCACTGGTATTTCTCACATCTGCTCTCAACCCTGAATTTGTTATTCTTGAGAGTCTGTCAAAATTCATTTTAGGTGATTCTGAGAGACAAGTGGAAAGTAGATTTCACCATCTGAGACGTTTTTTTCCGCTCAGTTTTTATGCTTGAATAACTCTTAGTGATGATGTTTTAAAGGTATAACCCACCACATTTGTCTAGCTCTGACAGACTGTTAGGGCTAGAAAAGATCTTGAGACCTCACCTGTTCCACGTTTCCTTTGCTGGAGCAGAATCATTTTTGCTTCGACTGGCTCCACGAGAAGATTATCtaactttttcttcaaaactttaTCAGGAGAGCCCATAGCCTATTCAGGTGCTTTTGGTAATCTTGCAGTGGACTGTGTTACTGGTATCAGTTTTCAAAGAGCGTGCTTCTGTGCTTGTTTTGTGCgcttatttacattttctatcTTTAGATGAGTTTGAGATCATGTTTTTCACCATAGTCAAgattgtcttttaaaaacaagaattgAATGCAGAAAGGGAGAACACAAAAATGTGAGCATTCAAAATCATTATTCTCACGTCAGTCCTAAGGCGATCAGTGGCAGCTATACAGGCATGTATTTTAACCCCCTATTGTATTGGTAATTACTGCTAATCTAGTTCACTGAAAATAGAGCCGAGCCCTGCTTCTTTTGGAACTGTACGAAATAAGAGAAATCAAATTACAAGGACTAGCTGAAGTTGGGATGttgtgactgatttttttcagctaaagaGCTCATCACCTTCAAATGAGTAAACACAAACTACTGCTGTGCATAAAGGAAACTGGAAGAAGTTGTTTCTGTGTAAATGTTTAATAGTAGCAGGGAAGCTGCTTTCACACGCTAGTAGGGCTTTCCGTGTAAAACAGTTCTCAGCACAGTACTAAAAACTGACTTTGCACATGTTTACAGTTTCTTGACCAATTGCATCGTTATGGAAGCATACACTTTGTCTAAACAAGACTTGTTTAATCCTGTGCTAGAGGTAACAATAGCATTGCTGACTCCAAACTACTTACAGGTTTTTGATGGGaagggttgttttgttttcatccagagactgttttgttttattttacataaaagtTACCGATCttgcttttaaagagaaatatataGATGTAGGCTCTGGAGTTAGAAAAGAATCCATAATATAAGACcataaaaatcccaaacaatCCCTTAGTTTTTGGTGTGCTTGACTTGTGATCTCTGAGCATCTGTGGCTGGCAGTAGCAGCCTCTGGGTATAATGTGGCTGTTAATAACCATAAATGTAGGCTTCATGCGTAGGCTTGCTATAGGGAtagaatttatttcttacagaaaaatccttttaattGACCTTGTACAACTGAAAGTCGCCATATTGTCTCTTTCACGTAGACCTTGAGCTAAGGAGTGCCATGCCCCAAAATGGGCAACAGGGCTTGCAAGCCTAAGAGTGACTGGTAGTCAGAGAGGGGGAGATGATCTAGCATTGAATGCCAACTAATGCCTGCAAAACAGTGCTCCTCTGGAGCTTTTTTACACTTAGAGACTTTATTAGTCACACAtctgcaaatatatttacaaCGTCCACAATT
This portion of the Gymnogyps californianus isolate 813 chromosome 14, ASM1813914v2, whole genome shotgun sequence genome encodes:
- the DNAJC18 gene encoding dnaJ homolog subfamily C member 18; translated protein: MTYTAEQLDGVRRIKRCRNYYEILGVGRDASEEDLKKAYRKLALKFHPDKNRAPGATEAFKAIGNAFAVLSNPEKRLRYDEFGSDQEHVSTGQARHYNYYTEFEADITPEEIFNVFFGGHFPTGNIHMFSNVARDAHYYPRRHRNERAWTQEQEEEENRPQNSYSAFIQLMPVFIIIIVSVITQLMATNPPYSLFYKSSIGHVISRETENLQVPYYVDKNFEKNYQGAELKELEKTVEKDYIDYIQTSCWKEKQQKSDLSNLAKLYRDERLKQKAESLKLEHCEKLSSLIGMHKGG